CACAGTCCCATAGGATGTGTCGGAGGGGGGAATGAACTCTGCAGGAGGACGACGTGATTCCGTGCCCATTGATACAACTAAATAGTTCCAATGCATTTTAGTGCTTAAGAGTATCACAGATGTAATTTACTTACCATCAGAGAGCTGGATTGTCGACTCGGCATGATTAATGCCCATGAGTATGCCTTTGTATCGAATGTCCGCAACGGACGTAAGCGATATACGCGCACTAAACCCAGAGTTATTCAGCCCATCCAGGTGCGGATTGAATCATAGCAACGCGTATATAATCATAGTGCCGCTATGAATACCCAAGCAAGCGCGTACGTACCCAATAAACGACTGTGGTTGGGCCATCTTGGTGAGTATATATCGTCTATGCTATATCTGGTAATTATTCGGTGCGGCTGTTGCACGTATAAATCGATATTTCTCGATCGTTGAGGCAACGACGGTCGTCGAAGGAGATGAAGCGCAGAGGCGTGACCCTCACGTCTCCTAGGGTGGACCCTAATCACCAAAACTCGACGAATGCTCGAGAGACTCCCGACACCGCTCGCGTGCCAACACCAAATTTTTTGTTTTTAGACGAATCAAGATTGTCAGTAACGTAAATGTTGTGCTCTTGATAGTGAATTCATACGCAAAGATCACAAGTTATAAATTATGGCTATGATCTATCTAAAGCTGACCCCCTGCTTCCCACCTTGATTCCAGAGCGACCAGCACTACCGTAACGCGCCTCACTGTCGCCCAATAATCCTGGGGTATATTTTGAATCATTTGAGCCCAATCCAGAAGAACTGGCGGATAATTCTAGTAACTTGAATTGATGTTCGGGCTTTTCTTGAGATGTAGTCGGATCATCGACTGGCAGACTGCTTGGAAAAGTAGTGGTTGGAAGCATAGAGTCGGTCACAGGCTGTCGTGTCAGATATAACCTATGCATTGCGTTTTCAGCGGCCTAGGATGGCTCAGTTTGAGtacgcgcatacatccagcaaTGTAATCAAAAATTTTCGCACCCTGTATTCCGCCATATCCAGGGAGCTACCAAATCCTTCACCGAGTTTATCCTCTCCTGAGAATACACCTACAATAAAGGTAGGTGAGTTGGACTCGCGACCTGATTCTTGTAACAGACTTTAAAATCATAGTTAGTCCCAAATGGTAAAATCTGTTTGGTCACGCCTACCGAGAGACTGGGGGCTCCCGCTGATATTTTCGAACAGTGTGGATCAAGGCCAACTTGGGATCGCTATATTTGAGCAAAGGTCGTATATCCAGTTCCCTTGAATACAGTATGAAAATCACACCAACTCGAGTCAGGAGCAAAGTACTAACCTACTTAGAAAGTGCGCGTGCACAAATTCTCTAGCCTTCTCAACCGAGGATCCATTGGCATGATACACGATACCGACAATAGCCCGTGCGACTGATGCTAGTGCATCATCGTGGTAGATGGGTCTTTTTGTCAGAGCCCCTGGCTATGGAATATCAGTAAACCCACCCGCTGTCCAATTCAATGTATCCCGCAGCTTACCTTTCGCATCCACCGTACAAGAGGTGCCACACCCCATTCTTTTGCTATCATGGCCGACGTGGTTGGACCTACATATGCAGTTACGGTGGCCTTGACCACATTGGTAGGTAAATGCGGGTATGTAGTGACTATCCATTCCATCGCAAACAGCCCCATCAGCTGGTTCCCCAGAGCCGCCAATAGACCGTTATGCGCAGGTGGAGCTTCGTGAGGATAATGTCTCTGATGTAAATCAACGAACGAAGGATGAGTTACTATTTGAGCCAGGAGCGGGAGTGTAATAGTGTTGTCCGAATTTGCGTCCGAAGCAACTGAGAGACGAAGTCGAGCAGCAAGCGCAGATAGAGCGGAAGCAGGGGGAGGTTGCATAGATGCCCATAATTTGGCGTCGAACGTCGCAGAGTCGGAGTTCGATGACAGGCCCTCTGGAGGAGGGAACGGTCGCGTGGGGACGAGAGATGGAGGTTTAGTCGTCACCCTCGGCGTCTTGTCTCTCCTTGCAGTAGCCGATACATGTAAGAATTGTTTAGAAGAAGTCGCGAACGAACTTCGACTGGCGATGTTGCGAGCTATGATAGTGATACTCGAAGGTTTCATTTGTCGAGAGAAGGTGCCCCAATACTGAGAACGTAGTGTAAAACTTTTTCGGGAATATTTCAGATACTTGATATAACGGTTTCTTACTAATTACTTACTAGGTTACAAGCAACCTACCAAAtccttctttttctttcgcAACTTTTGCCGGCGGTCAGGACGAGTGCACAATTTACCAGGCGCTGGGCGGTTATCTAATGTCGAAGATCGCCATCACGTGCGATATGTTGATAAAGAGTTAATCCGGGGTTGTTAATGTTATTGAACCAAGTGGGTGGGTGTAGCAAACATATTACTGTACTAGTATGGAATGAACAAAGCAAAGCAAGACACTACAGCGGTGTGTCTTGTCTCACGGATGAAAGTATACGAAACAAACAACGAACCAAGAAGAGAACAAAAAACAATCCAAAAAGTCAGGGAATACAGTATGAATATATAGGCCAGACAATCAGTTTGCTCGACTAAtaactatttcttcgacttctTCTTGTCCTTGACACTGCTGGGGGGCTTGGTCGCCTTGACgggcggtggtggtggagcaACGGGAGTGTCATCGGATTCCTCTGACACAGATGATGCTGCATCCGAATCCTCCTCGGATTCGACTGCACGAGCAGGAGCAGTAGCCTGAACAATAATAAATAAGTATAGGAGAGAATCATAAAATACCATGCGTACTGTGGGTTTGGACTTCTTGGCAGGAGGattttcctcttcttcttcctcctcttcttcctcgtcctcttcttcttcatcacctTCTGGTGTGGGAGCTGCAGACCCAGGAGTAGCCTAGCATTCCATCACATATGAGTTCAGGGAGGGGCGTAAGTGTATTATTATGTGCTCACAGCAGCATGTCCATTCAAGGACCCCTTATAATCAATGACCGCACGGTTGTACTTGGCCATGTTGGTATCGGCAACATTTTGGTATGCCTTCTTCTGGTCTTCACCCAGCGAAGCCCATGCCTCAGACCTTACCAAGTAACTCTGTGTCGGGCTCAGTTGCAGTCCATTGTAGTACATGAATCAACTCACCCTTGTAAGGCAAACCCGGGTGCTTTCGACGCAATTCATCCCGAATATCATTCTGAAACATGATGTATGATGTCGCCGGACGCTTGGGAGCATTCGGGTCCTTGACGCGCTTTCCTTCCTTGGGCACACGGCCTCGCTTCTTGCCAACGACAACTGCAAACATAATAAGCATCGGGCGGTTGGGAGCTTGGGGGAAAGTCTACTCACCGGTCGGCTGTGGCGCACTAACAGTACCGGGGAATAGCTGCGCAATAGAGTGCGCAAACGAATCTGCAAGGGTAGCTGCTTGCCTCATATTGGCAGATACTTCTGCCAGCTTGTCCACGAGCTACAGAGCACAAGGTTAGCATTGTGTATGGGAAGACTGCTCAGACAAATCGAGGTCTAATGCGTAGCTCAAAAGTTGAGGGGTATGGAGAAATGGCGTGGGCGTCGAGATGAACATGACGTACCGCTTGGCCGTCCTTTGCACTAAGACCAGGGTGATCTGccatgttgttgttgtagctGGGCGCGGTCTGAAACAGTTGGGCGGATCGATGAATTCTATTCACAAGCCACAATTGTTGCGCTGGCTCTCGCGTGTGCTAGAATCTGGAGATGAGGGAGCGTGGTGTTGTGACGGCAAGACCAGAGAGAGGAGGGGTCGGATCCTGGGCCGATTAGAAAAGGTGTAAAGGAAGAGGAATCTTATTCAGGTCAAACCATCAAATTTTGGCGTCCGTGCGCAATATTAGAAAATTGCAATCGGAAGCAATCAGGTCACTTTCTTACACTAGACCACAAAAGTCTTGTAGAATGAACATGCCTGTCAGTTCTCCCCACAACTACTGCAAATAAAATTCAAGATATTTTTATTATAGACAAATATACAGTAGCTTCCTGAGAAACCTTGATATTAATCGTCTTTAATCGATTCAATTTGAACTTATGGTTCAGTGCGGAAATCGTTACAGTGTCTCGCATCTGAAATGTCTCCAAAGCATATACGTACACCCTCAATACCGGTTCATGTTATTGCATTCCAAATATGTTGTCATGTTGTCCATAACCCCGTCCGATGTCTATCCGTAACGCCCCGGTTAAAAGACAATCCCGCCTTTGTCTTCCGCATTCAGCCATGGGTTTAAGAATACGCCCTCAAGTTTATTAACATCCAGTAAATAGCAGGCACCTCAAGCTTCCCATTTCTACTGGAAACACGTATCAAATTTTAACTCCTGTATTTTACTTATAGAATTAGAAGAATCATAAACGAAAGGACGCAATATACAGGTTGGACCAAATCATAAAGAAAAATACACAAGGTGCATGCAGGGGCAGCGAACAAATCATGCAAAATTAGACAAATGATAGGACAATTGGTGGAACAAGTCAAGTCATACGCATAGAGAACGCGACGCCTGAGAAACGAAGGTAGGCAACGCTGTCAAGAAACATTGATTTATCGAACAATAAAATAGCCGGTTTCCGAAAATAATATATAAACAAGCAAACGATCATTAATGTTACTTCCCTGAAATTTGATCCATTTTTGGGACAATAGCCAATTGAGGGACTATCCGGTCTTTTGTCCCTCGCGCGCTGGACGACCCGAGTCAGcgtcttccttttcttcaggCGGAGTGTTGGTCTTTGTTCGCTGGCGTTTTGACGCTGGCTCCCCTTCGGTTTCCGACAACTCTCGGATGGGTCCAGGAGTCGACTCTCTCGGTCCTGGCTGTAACGAGTGACCGAAACCCAATGAGCCGATACTCGGGAGTCGAGTCGATGACGGGCGAGGTTCCGCATGCCCAGGGTAGGCACGACCACCCGGAGGGGGTATGGACATTGAGCCATACAACCTCGGAGAGTGCGATGGGGTGTAGCCATGTCGCGAAAGAGAACGCTCCATTCTTATTGGCACCTCTTGTGGTTGTCCCCCGTATTCCTGGGTGGTTCTTCTTCCCGGACGGCTTTCACCGCTAGCAGACAATCCAGCGGCTGATGGTCCTGAGAAAGATGAACTGGTCCGAACCGAGCCGCGAT
The nucleotide sequence above comes from Rhizoctonia solani chromosome 3, complete sequence. Encoded proteins:
- a CDS encoding 60S ribosomal protein L3, which translates into the protein MADHPGLSAKDGQALVDKLAEVSANMRQAATLADSFAHSIAQLFPGTVSAPQPTVVVGKKRGRVPKEGKRVKDPNAPKRPATSYIMFQNDIRDELRRKHPGLPYKGESEAWASLGEDQKKAYQNVADTNMAKYNRAVIDYKGSLNGHAAATPGSAAPTPEGDEEEEDEEEEEEEEEENPPAKKSKPTATAPARAVESEEDSDAASSVSEESDDTPVAPPPPPVKATKPPSSVKDKKNFTLRSQYWGTFSRQMKPSSITIIARNIASRSSFATSSKQFLHVSATARRDKTPRVTTKPPSLVPTRPFPPPEGLSSNSDSATFDAKLWASMQPPPASALSALAARLRLSVASDANSDNTITLPLLAQIVTHPSFVDLHQRHYPHEAPPAHNGLLAALGNQLMGLFAMEWIVTTYPHLPTNVVKATVTAYVGPTTSAMIAKEWGVAPLVRWMRKPGALTKRPIYHDDALASVARAIVGIVYHANGSSVEKAREFVHAHFLSRELDIRPLLKYSDPKLALIHTVRKYQREPPVSRLLQESGRESNSPTFIVGVFSGEDKLGEGFGSSLDMAEYRAAENAMHRLYLTRQPVTDSMLPTTTFPSSLPVDDPTTSQEKPEHQFKLLELSASSSGLGSNDSKYTPGLLGDSEARYGSAGRSGIKVGSRGARISLTSVADIRYKGILMGINHAESTIQLSDVVSMGTESRRPPAEFIPPSDTSYGTVVFRATEVKDLAIDPTPPAAGLFRDPAVLGAGPQPPGPYGGYPQPGYGQMPMGPHGPQAGPPRGMGPPPGPHGGYPQPPQQRYMNGPPPPQNGPPPQPGKPNEQQPAQLAGASGEENAQSQPSTQGQPQAQPVRPVPSAGGVSSDIANQDAPGGTTRPNASVRSASATLEKVERAMDELRQPAPSNAPQGGRGGRRGGRGGGAQHTAGRVQVPDTDFDFEAMNAKFDKANLRPNESESDSESESEDDAPVEGDKKEKGAKFYNPQRSFFDDISSDSNLKNEGGNPVRGRGRGRGALGRQRREEERNRNLSTFGETGAVKVLEASKEALVGAEDVAGEVVVEEVTVGNSTKSMGSRIELDDFDVASTVDAATEQNSAASVFSFSSSRDGSAMLREAEGRIFNSQNELYYLPADELEYSRLDKQHLVHLLMNDGLIHRNVVNKVRAVLDPSNVTSDGSRRRVLDLGCGGGNWAISMALEFPHAEVVGVDLAPNTSRHVQTWARSNFC